One genomic region from Jilunia laotingensis encodes:
- a CDS encoding uroporphyrinogen decarboxylase family protein, with the protein MKNMDMDAWMESIRANRKRVAIPIMTHPGIELIGRTVYEAVNNGKVHFDAINALNEKYPSAACTVIMDLTVEAEAFGASVDFPQDEIPTVVGHLVSDLSSVKALKEPDMSEGRIPQYLLANKLAAENITDKPVFGGMIGPFSLAGRLYDMSEFMMACYCEPETAGLLLRKCTSFLLNYCLELKKQGIQGVVIAEPAAGLLSNEGCAEFSSQYIKSIVEVVQDRNFVVILHNCGNTGHCTEAMVQTGAACYHFGNKINMLEALDACPTDSIVMGNLDPVTLFKAASPEDLRIATLDLLQQTSAYPNFVLSSGCDIPPHTSLANITAFYAALDEYNHAINVDRT; encoded by the coding sequence ATGAAGAATATGGATATGGATGCCTGGATGGAAAGTATCCGGGCTAACAGAAAGAGAGTGGCTATTCCCATAATGACTCATCCGGGAATAGAACTAATTGGTAGAACCGTTTATGAAGCTGTCAATAATGGCAAAGTGCATTTTGATGCCATTAATGCTCTTAATGAGAAGTACCCTTCCGCAGCATGTACGGTAATTATGGATCTTACTGTGGAAGCGGAGGCATTCGGTGCTTCGGTTGATTTTCCACAAGATGAAATACCGACAGTTGTTGGGCATCTGGTATCCGACCTGTCATCTGTAAAAGCATTGAAGGAACCCGATATGAGTGAAGGACGCATTCCGCAATATCTGCTGGCTAACAAATTGGCTGCTGAAAATATTACCGATAAACCGGTATTTGGCGGAATGATCGGTCCTTTCTCTTTGGCTGGACGACTGTACGATATGTCCGAGTTCATGATGGCGTGCTATTGTGAACCGGAAACGGCTGGTTTATTGTTACGGAAATGTACCTCTTTCTTGTTAAACTATTGCTTGGAATTGAAAAAACAAGGAATACAAGGAGTTGTAATAGCCGAACCGGCAGCCGGATTATTGTCGAATGAGGGTTGTGCAGAGTTTTCTTCACAATATATCAAGTCGATAGTGGAGGTCGTTCAGGATAGAAATTTTGTTGTCATATTACATAACTGTGGTAATACAGGTCATTGTACCGAGGCAATGGTACAGACCGGTGCTGCCTGCTATCATTTTGGTAATAAGATAAATATGTTGGAAGCATTGGATGCATGTCCCACCGATTCAATCGTAATGGGCAATCTTGATCCTGTAACTTTGTTTAAAGCAGCGAGCCCGGAAGATTTGAGGATAGCTACACTCGATTTGTTGCAACAAACATCGGCATATCCTAATTTCGTTCTTTCTTCGGGATGTGACATTCCTCCGCATACTTCTCTTGCGAATATAACAGCTTTTTATGCTGCATTGGATGAATACAACCATGCCATAAATGTTGATCGGACATGA
- a CDS encoding glycoside hydrolase family 28 protein, producing the protein MNRKKIKALLVAALATISTFSNAASYNVLDFGAKNNGRELVTSHIQKAINQCHADGGGVVFVPSGKYLVGTLNLKSNVEFHFETGAVLLATTDLSQYQRHNEQLAGVFYTEDADNVSITGNGTIFGQGMEFMERTVAKKIVGDVNNYIRQKFDFRKVENGTLGDGPVNPKERFHQMVIFSNCTDVSLSDFKCVDAPYWTILVVHCDRVKVNKVMIDNNLLIPNSDGLDIVSSSNVNVSDCYFSCGDDAIILAGYAHHFGDPGFKDILKPSKNINVDNCIFRSRSSAIRIGGWDQNHMSNYNFSNITIYDSNCGINLTVRDSGSIQNVNFDNIRIETRMHTGDWWGNGEPIKISALRGVPDSPIGIIKNISFANISCSAENSILMYASDETVMENISFNNFNFELKKGALEEVSGGNFDLRPNTVQGKEIYASNIPVVYIENAKNVFFNQGNISWGNVDKPYYTNAIEAIKVNTLYLDNMTASPSPSNPELPAVSLKNCTNVKNNIRK; encoded by the coding sequence ATGAACAGAAAGAAGATTAAAGCTTTACTTGTTGCCGCTTTAGCAACTATTTCTACCTTCTCCAATGCAGCGAGTTACAATGTACTCGATTTTGGAGCTAAGAATAACGGAAGAGAATTAGTAACGTCACATATTCAAAAAGCGATCAATCAGTGCCATGCCGATGGTGGAGGTGTAGTATTTGTACCGTCAGGAAAATACCTGGTTGGTACGTTAAACCTGAAATCGAATGTCGAATTTCATTTTGAGACCGGGGCTGTACTATTGGCTACCACAGATTTATCCCAATACCAAAGACATAATGAACAATTGGCAGGTGTTTTCTATACGGAAGATGCTGATAACGTTTCCATAACCGGTAACGGCACCATCTTTGGTCAAGGAATGGAGTTTATGGAACGGACGGTTGCGAAAAAGATTGTTGGAGATGTGAATAATTATATCCGGCAGAAGTTTGATTTTAGAAAGGTCGAAAATGGTACGTTGGGGGATGGCCCGGTAAATCCGAAGGAGCGATTCCATCAAATGGTCATTTTCAGCAATTGTACTGATGTCAGTCTGTCGGATTTTAAATGTGTGGATGCGCCTTATTGGACAATTCTTGTCGTACACTGTGACCGTGTGAAGGTAAATAAGGTTATGATCGATAATAATTTGCTGATACCTAACAGCGATGGGTTGGATATTGTGTCCAGTAGTAATGTGAATGTATCCGACTGTTATTTCAGTTGTGGGGATGATGCAATAATTCTGGCCGGCTATGCTCATCATTTCGGTGATCCGGGATTCAAAGATATCTTGAAACCCTCGAAGAATATAAATGTGGATAATTGTATTTTCCGTTCACGTTCCAGTGCTATCCGGATTGGAGGATGGGATCAGAACCACATGTCCAATTATAATTTCAGTAACATCACCATCTATGATTCGAACTGTGGGATCAACCTTACCGTACGTGACTCGGGTTCTATTCAGAATGTAAACTTTGACAACATCCGTATCGAGACCAGAATGCATACCGGAGATTGGTGGGGAAATGGCGAACCGATCAAGATTTCAGCTTTGAGAGGAGTGCCCGATAGCCCGATAGGTATTATTAAAAATATCAGTTTTGCCAATATTTCCTGCTCGGCAGAAAATTCAATATTGATGTATGCTTCCGATGAGACTGTCATGGAAAACATCTCATTCAATAACTTTAATTTCGAATTGAAGAAAGGAGCATTGGAAGAAGTAAGTGGTGGTAACTTTGACTTGCGCCCGAATACCGTACAAGGCAAAGAGATCTATGCCTCTAATATCCCGGTTGTCTATATAGAAAATGCGAAGAATGTATTTTTTAATCAAGGCAACATCAGTTGGGGGAATGTAGATAAGCCATACTATACAAACGCGATCGAAGCCATTAAGGTCAACACCTTGTATCTGGATAATATGACGGCTTCACCTTCTCCTTCCAATCCGGAGTTGCCGGCTGTATCATTGAAAAACTGTACGAACGTGAAGAATAATATTCGTAAATAG
- a CDS encoding glycoside hydrolase family 130 protein yields the protein METFNNKVAKLFRKYEELIVRKNEPLPTGNGIFTRYKYPVLTAAHTPVFWRYDLDEHSNPNLLERIGMNATMNSGAIKWQGRYLMLVRVEGADRKSFFAVAESPNGVDNFRFWDYPVTMPEDLIPATNIYDMRLTAHEDGWIYGIFCAERHDDSAPVGDLSSATATAAIARTKDLIHWERLPDLKTRSQQRNVVLHPEFVNGKYALYTRPQDGFIDAGSGGGIGWALVDDMTCAEVKEEKIIDSRYYHTIKEVKNGEGPHPIKTPQGWLHLAHGVRGCASGLRYVLYMYMTSLDDPTRVIASPGGYFMAPEGEERIGDVSNVLFSNGWIADEDGTVFIYYASSDTRMHVATSTIKKLVDYCMHTPQDGLSSSASVETLKKLIKHNLEVMRDASEDEKIMEVTDMIQA from the coding sequence ATGGAAACTTTTAATAATAAGGTAGCGAAGCTCTTTCGTAAGTATGAAGAGTTGATCGTAAGAAAAAATGAACCTCTTCCCACCGGCAACGGTATTTTTACCCGTTATAAATATCCGGTACTGACGGCTGCCCATACGCCTGTTTTTTGGCGTTACGACCTGGATGAGCATTCGAATCCTAATTTGTTGGAACGTATTGGGATGAACGCCACCATGAATTCAGGGGCCATCAAATGGCAGGGACGCTATCTGATGCTGGTTCGTGTGGAAGGAGCCGACCGGAAGTCGTTCTTTGCCGTGGCGGAAAGTCCCAACGGTGTGGATAATTTCCGCTTCTGGGACTATCCCGTTACGATGCCCGAGGACTTGATTCCTGCCACAAACATTTACGACATGCGTCTGACAGCTCATGAGGATGGCTGGATATACGGTATCTTTTGTGCAGAGAGGCATGATGATTCTGCGCCCGTCGGGGATTTGTCATCGGCTACAGCTACCGCTGCCATTGCACGTACTAAAGATTTGATCCATTGGGAACGTTTGCCGGATCTGAAAACACGGAGCCAGCAACGCAACGTAGTCTTGCATCCGGAATTCGTGAATGGGAAATATGCCCTTTATACCCGTCCGCAGGACGGATTTATCGATGCCGGTAGCGGTGGAGGCATTGGTTGGGCTTTGGTAGACGATATGACTTGTGCTGAGGTAAAAGAAGAAAAGATTATCGATTCGCGTTATTACCATACTATTAAAGAGGTGAAAAACGGTGAAGGCCCTCACCCGATTAAGACTCCCCAGGGATGGTTGCATCTGGCTCACGGAGTCCGCGGATGTGCTTCCGGTTTGCGCTATGTGCTGTATATGTACATGACATCGCTGGATGATCCTACCCGTGTGATTGCTTCTCCGGGTGGTTACTTCATGGCTCCCGAAGGTGAAGAGCGCATCGGTGATGTTTCCAATGTATTGTTCAGCAACGGTTGGATTGCCGATGAAGACGGAACCGTATTTATCTATTACGCTTCTTCGGACACGCGAATGCATGTGGCTACTTCTACCATCAAGAAACTGGTGGACTATTGTATGCACACTCCGCAGGATGGATTGTCGTCATCGGCTTCGGTAGAAACACTGAAAAAACTCATAAAGCATAACCTTGAGGTGATGAGGGATGCTTCTGAAGACGAAAAGATTATGGAGGTAACGGACATGATACAGGCATAA
- a CDS encoding RagB/SusD family nutrient uptake outer membrane protein, translated as MKSRILKSFLGIGLLLTGSSCSNFLDQPILGQSLDTPAYYNDVDNANMAVIACYDALQYDDDMSTYQWMFADVASDDAWKGGGGAGENLYIQEMKEWVALPTNIWGKVVWQSYYMAIFRANTVIKQLADATFDSDLREQYIAEAKFVRAYSYLILVKLFGDLPLITEPLGTDQMGKIQRSPFADVLELIKKDFEDAAEVLPVSWPAEQVGRATSGAAKGLEARAIMYAIGMFKTEPESSWKKVYDLTDEIVKSGAYSLLSNYAEIFEDEGENSSESIFEIQHKTTNTGWTTENEGCNSPIVVANRGTNDNPSWGWGYNCPTQDLVDQFAKDDPRLYVTVHGQGITDYVYGIKHDVVKNDYLTGYCARKLATDPALRGPNQSDYPNNLRVLRYADVLLMKAEAAYHLNNEITARECVNMVRTRARQSTYPKGWEEGKNTYTATGFINNVPDIDATGTALLEAIKKERRLELAMESLRYWDQVRWGEYRNSLSPAVQANYDKHLLRGVPVLPIPNDEVLAWGLEQNPNY; from the coding sequence ATGAAATCACGTATATTAAAATCATTTTTGGGAATCGGGTTACTGTTGACGGGCAGTTCCTGTTCTAACTTCCTCGACCAACCGATATTGGGACAAAGTCTTGATACTCCCGCATATTATAATGATGTTGATAATGCTAATATGGCTGTTATAGCTTGCTATGATGCTTTACAATATGATGACGACATGTCTACTTATCAGTGGATGTTTGCCGATGTTGCATCCGATGATGCTTGGAAAGGCGGTGGAGGAGCCGGAGAAAATCTTTATATACAAGAGATGAAAGAGTGGGTGGCTTTGCCTACCAACATTTGGGGGAAAGTTGTCTGGCAATCTTATTATATGGCTATTTTTAGAGCAAATACCGTAATCAAGCAGTTGGCTGATGCCACTTTTGATTCGGACTTGAGGGAACAATATATTGCCGAAGCTAAATTTGTGAGAGCCTATTCATATCTTATTTTAGTAAAATTGTTCGGTGATCTTCCGCTGATTACCGAACCGTTGGGAACCGACCAGATGGGAAAGATTCAGCGTTCTCCGTTTGCAGATGTCCTAGAACTCATCAAAAAGGATTTTGAAGATGCAGCCGAAGTATTGCCGGTTAGCTGGCCTGCCGAGCAAGTAGGACGAGCTACTTCCGGTGCGGCTAAAGGACTTGAAGCTCGTGCCATTATGTACGCTATAGGTATGTTTAAAACAGAACCGGAATCATCTTGGAAAAAAGTATATGACCTTACCGATGAAATTGTAAAGTCGGGAGCTTATAGTTTATTGTCCAATTATGCTGAAATATTCGAGGATGAAGGAGAGAATTCTTCCGAATCTATTTTTGAAATACAACATAAGACTACGAATACCGGATGGACTACTGAGAATGAGGGTTGTAACAGTCCTATCGTAGTTGCCAATAGGGGAACAAATGATAACCCTTCGTGGGGATGGGGATATAATTGCCCAACTCAGGATTTGGTAGATCAATTTGCCAAAGATGATCCACGATTATACGTAACCGTCCACGGGCAAGGAATCACCGATTATGTGTACGGTATTAAACATGATGTAGTCAAAAATGATTACCTGACGGGTTATTGTGCGCGTAAGTTGGCTACTGATCCTGCCCTACGGGGGCCTAACCAATCCGACTATCCTAATAATCTGCGTGTTCTCCGTTATGCGGATGTTCTCCTCATGAAAGCTGAGGCAGCGTATCATCTGAATAATGAAATTACGGCAAGAGAATGTGTAAATATGGTGCGTACACGTGCCCGCCAATCAACTTATCCCAAAGGTTGGGAAGAGGGGAAGAATACATATACGGCTACCGGTTTTATTAATAACGTGCCTGATATAGATGCTACAGGAACAGCTTTATTAGAGGCAATCAAAAAAGAAAGGCGTCTTGAATTGGCCATGGAATCATTGCGTTATTGGGATCAAGTAAGATGGGGAGAGTATCGGAATTCTTTGTCTCCTGCTGTTCAGGCAAATTATGACAAGCATCTGCTGAGAGGCGTACCTGTGTTACCAATTCCAAATGATGAAGTTTTGGCATGGGGGTTAGAACAGAATCCTAATTATTAA
- a CDS encoding vitamin B12 dependent-methionine synthase activation domain-containing protein encodes MNEFGSFDIAFSQLSIEMREVYQLMGYDGHEPGTEIVTLVNDMADRISRLVTPRCTYRLLKGRIDGIQSLQIGDTLLNPGRIITHAMKGASYYAIFLVTIGKEFDLYCEQLKKENDMLQVFIADAFGSVLAEAAVAYFMKRLSSMAASDEMEISNNYSPGYCDWLLEEQKKVFGFFPATPIGIHLTDSCLMLPVKSVSGIVAVGTDVKKQPYGCDICKMATCIKNKKLQK; translated from the coding sequence ATGAATGAATTTGGAAGCTTCGATATTGCCTTCTCGCAACTTTCAATAGAAATGAGGGAGGTGTATCAGTTGATGGGGTATGACGGGCATGAACCGGGTACGGAAATAGTGACACTTGTCAATGACATGGCAGATCGGATAAGCCGGTTGGTTACTCCTCGTTGTACATACCGGTTATTGAAAGGAAGGATCGATGGTATTCAAAGTCTTCAGATAGGGGACACGCTGTTAAATCCTGGGCGTATTATTACCCATGCCATGAAAGGAGCTTCATATTACGCTATTTTTTTAGTAACCATAGGAAAAGAGTTTGATTTATATTGTGAGCAATTGAAAAAAGAGAATGATATGTTACAAGTGTTTATTGCAGATGCATTTGGTTCTGTATTGGCAGAAGCTGCTGTTGCTTATTTTATGAAACGCTTGTCCTCTATGGCGGCCTCCGATGAAATGGAAATAAGCAATAATTATAGTCCCGGATATTGCGATTGGTTGTTGGAAGAACAAAAAAAGGTATTTGGGTTCTTTCCGGCAACTCCGATTGGCATTCATCTGACTGATTCTTGCCTGATGCTTCCTGTTAAGTCGGTCAGTGGAATCGTTGCAGTCGGTACGGATGTGAAAAAGCAACCTTATGGTTGCGATATTTGCAAAATGGCTACCTGTATAAAAAATAAGAAATTACAAAAATAA
- a CDS encoding uroporphyrinogen decarboxylase family protein gives MMNAKLERTHSMLATPKTGEGRVYFHPILMMHAATLYGKTYTEFMSDHNVLVESNLRLLEMYDHDAVSVISDPYREASAFGATITFNGDNSPKGEKLVHSMEDVERLEIPDVYACERTLDRINGVKLFREKLGEPFPIIGWVEGPLAEAADLAGVSEILMNMVIEPEMVQALQLKCLQMAKNFALAQIKAGANIIGVGDAVCSQISKDMYDEFCLPLHKELFSFIHAQGAIVKLHICGNITHILPSLAKTDVDILDVDWMVNVREAYEVMGEDVMICGNLDPVTVVMQGDKKLIKEKYDAVKSQIPLENWIMMAGCEIPRATPVENMRYLREISIGR, from the coding sequence ATGATGAATGCAAAATTAGAAAGAACACATAGCATGCTGGCAACTCCTAAGACCGGTGAAGGACGGGTTTATTTTCATCCGATATTGATGATGCATGCTGCCACTTTATATGGAAAGACCTATACGGAGTTCATGTCAGATCATAACGTGTTGGTGGAATCTAACTTACGATTGCTTGAAATGTATGACCATGATGCTGTTAGCGTCATTTCCGATCCTTATAGGGAAGCATCCGCTTTTGGAGCTACCATTACTTTCAACGGTGATAACTCTCCTAAAGGTGAGAAATTGGTTCATTCCATGGAAGACGTTGAAAGGTTGGAGATTCCTGATGTATATGCTTGTGAACGGACTTTGGACAGGATAAACGGAGTGAAACTGTTTCGTGAAAAGTTGGGTGAGCCATTTCCCATAATAGGTTGGGTAGAGGGACCGCTTGCTGAGGCTGCCGATCTTGCAGGTGTTTCGGAAATATTGATGAACATGGTGATTGAACCAGAAATGGTTCAGGCATTGCAATTGAAATGTTTGCAGATGGCAAAGAATTTTGCTTTGGCTCAGATTAAAGCCGGGGCTAATATCATTGGGGTAGGAGATGCTGTATGTTCACAGATATCGAAAGACATGTATGATGAGTTCTGTTTGCCTTTGCACAAAGAGCTTTTCTCATTTATCCATGCGCAAGGAGCCATTGTCAAACTTCATATTTGTGGGAATATAACTCATATATTGCCTTCTTTGGCCAAAACGGATGTGGATATATTAGATGTGGACTGGATGGTCAATGTAAGAGAGGCCTATGAAGTGATGGGAGAAGATGTTATGATATGTGGTAATCTTGATCCTGTAACGGTAGTTATGCAAGGTGACAAGAAATTGATAAAAGAGAAATATGATGCAGTAAAGAGCCAGATACCGCTTGAGAACTGGATAATGATGGCAGGATGTGAGATTCCGCGCGCTACACCGGTTGAGAATATGAGATATTTGAGAGAGATTTCAATAGGACGATAA
- a CDS encoding glycoside hydrolase family 26 protein: MKNIRRIMAVFALAGLTACGVGNKKMDNTEVCRTPETDSLYTLLKKIPGKGFMFGHQDATVYGIGWEGDSARSDVKSVCGDYPAVCGWEIGRIETGKPASLDNVSFDRIRVEMIRNYLRGGVNALSWHVDNPMTGGDSWDVSAKDGVVASILPDGTNHIKFLDWLDKLADYCNSLVTPEGTKIPILFRPWHEHTGSWFWWGKDHCTSEQYKTLWIMTYDYLHSKGVNNLLYAYSPGGDCTMEEYMDRYPGDEYVDVLGFDYYQMNGSEGCQSYKDAMHRTLKFLTKLGALHNKPIAVTETGLEALPVKDWWTNVLFPVLNEYPVSYVLVWRNAREKENHYYAPYPGQLSAEDFVEFYKHPKTLFVSDLVDWNK, from the coding sequence ATGAAAAATATAAGGAGGATTATGGCGGTGTTTGCCTTAGCGGGGCTTACAGCGTGTGGGGTTGGAAACAAGAAGATGGATAATACGGAGGTATGCAGGACTCCTGAGACGGACAGCCTATATACACTTTTAAAGAAAATCCCCGGGAAAGGTTTTATGTTTGGTCATCAGGATGCCACAGTATATGGAATTGGTTGGGAAGGAGATTCGGCTCGTAGTGATGTCAAGAGTGTATGTGGGGATTATCCCGCTGTTTGCGGATGGGAAATAGGGCGCATTGAGACAGGTAAACCGGCCAGTTTGGACAATGTATCTTTCGATAGGATTCGAGTGGAGATGATCCGGAATTATCTACGTGGCGGGGTGAATGCTTTGAGTTGGCATGTGGACAATCCGATGACGGGAGGCGATTCATGGGATGTTTCAGCGAAAGACGGAGTCGTTGCTTCCATTCTGCCGGACGGGACAAATCATATCAAGTTCCTAGATTGGTTAGATAAATTGGCAGACTACTGCAATTCGTTGGTTACTCCTGAAGGGACGAAAATACCGATATTGTTTCGTCCCTGGCATGAGCATACAGGCAGTTGGTTCTGGTGGGGGAAAGATCATTGTACTTCTGAGCAATATAAAACTTTGTGGATTATGACCTATGATTATCTTCATTCTAAAGGAGTGAACAATTTACTATATGCTTATTCTCCCGGAGGAGATTGTACGATGGAAGAATATATGGATCGTTATCCGGGAGATGAGTATGTAGACGTTTTAGGATTTGATTACTATCAGATGAATGGAAGCGAAGGGTGTCAATCATATAAAGATGCAATGCATAGGACATTGAAGTTCCTCACAAAATTGGGCGCGTTGCATAACAAGCCTATTGCTGTAACGGAAACGGGATTGGAAGCTCTTCCGGTGAAGGATTGGTGGACGAATGTGTTATTTCCGGTTTTAAATGAATATCCGGTGAGTTATGTATTGGTTTGGCGCAATGCACGCGAGAAAGAGAATCACTATTATGCACCTTATCCCGGACAACTGTCGGCCGAAGATTTTGTTGAGTTTTACAAGCATCCAAAGACCTTGTTTGTTTCGGACCTTGTGGATTGGAATAAGTAA
- a CDS encoding IPT/TIG domain-containing protein, whose amino-acid sequence MKIIQYISAVAFVLVTATSCSEDQYGEHSEMDYPIPTITSVTSDVEVGGEITIIGENFAAPSTVSIDGISMNITSQDDKKIVAVLPRLFKTSSIIVRNAFGRSSEEKMVVKPIYPAAEEITVTSWPKQITKGRPLIVRGHNMDLVTQVSVGSVTISVNGLNQQQERLLVLVPETLEESSATIVLKTIVGSTISLGNELPVIEYDPVNWEPIEPVVLMDFEDGDMHYLSGDMPSALCTAKLNGAGNGIVSPDGSNNYFSLYAKEITGAYSMWTYLGSLKTVFAKPIDMSEFHDPYISFYWNSDDNIGSFQLAVSQGEQKGGGTFAPGKTDKKYDPEAKYDLYTLRPTNKKWHCVTARLKDLVVESWGGDFKEFDLFGQITDIELVFKQVNGVYWNGKYGTENPDDIYNYGSQDNKEFKANIDKIMITDGPYTLNGYPEKE is encoded by the coding sequence ATGAAAATTATACAATATATCAGTGCGGTTGCATTTGTTTTAGTTACGGCAACCTCTTGTTCCGAAGATCAATATGGGGAACATTCGGAGATGGATTATCCTATCCCAACAATAACCTCGGTAACCTCTGATGTTGAGGTAGGAGGAGAAATAACGATAATAGGTGAGAACTTTGCTGCACCGAGTACAGTCTCTATTGACGGTATAAGCATGAACATTACTTCTCAGGATGATAAGAAGATAGTTGCCGTATTACCTCGGTTGTTTAAAACCTCTTCAATCATCGTGCGTAACGCTTTCGGACGTAGTAGTGAGGAAAAAATGGTTGTCAAACCGATTTATCCGGCAGCGGAAGAGATAACGGTTACATCTTGGCCTAAACAAATAACCAAGGGCCGGCCATTAATCGTGCGGGGACATAACATGGACTTGGTAACGCAGGTATCGGTAGGCTCTGTGACAATCTCGGTAAACGGATTGAACCAGCAACAGGAGAGACTGCTGGTACTTGTACCCGAAACACTTGAAGAATCATCAGCTACGATTGTTCTGAAAACAATCGTAGGTTCTACCATAAGCTTGGGCAATGAATTGCCTGTCATTGAATACGATCCTGTTAATTGGGAACCTATAGAGCCGGTTGTATTGATGGACTTTGAAGATGGCGATATGCACTATTTAAGTGGTGACATGCCTTCCGCCCTTTGCACTGCTAAGTTAAACGGAGCAGGCAATGGCATTGTTTCACCCGATGGAAGTAATAACTATTTTAGCTTGTATGCAAAAGAAATTACCGGAGCGTATTCGATGTGGACTTATCTGGGCTCTTTAAAAACAGTCTTTGCCAAACCGATAGATATGTCTGAATTCCATGATCCTTATATATCATTCTATTGGAATAGTGATGATAACATCGGGTCATTCCAATTGGCAGTAAGTCAGGGTGAACAAAAAGGTGGCGGAACTTTTGCACCGGGTAAAACGGATAAAAAGTATGATCCTGAAGCGAAGTATGATTTATACACATTGCGTCCTACCAATAAAAAGTGGCATTGCGTTACCGCCCGCCTAAAGGATTTGGTTGTCGAAAGTTGGGGAGGAGATTTTAAAGAATTTGACCTCTTTGGACAGATTACCGATATTGAACTTGTGTTCAAACAGGTTAACGGGGTATATTGGAATGGTAAGTATGGTACGGAGAATCCTGATGATATCTATAATTATGGGAGTCAGGATAATAAAGAATTCAAGGCAAATATTGATAAGATTATGATTACGGACGGTCCTTATACATTAAATGGATATCCCGAGAAAGAATAA